Proteins co-encoded in one Acinetobacter lwoffii genomic window:
- the recG gene encoding ATP-dependent DNA helicase RecG: MAAVHQLQGVGNAAAALLEKLNIFNTDDLLFHLPRDYEDRSTIIPMNQLSVGRSYLLEGIVKGVDFPPGKRKSMAVLLDDDFGKVTLRFYHIYKGITDRCKLGNRLRIFGEVRVGARGLEMYHPELQVITEDTPLPQTQLTAIYPATEGLTQPKIRDYIQQALAQYSDHLPELLPAKFSNGYALKQALEYIHHPPVNANMLQLAQGSHPAQQRLIFEELVAHQISLLTRRAFIQQVKAPSFAPSKTYAKQLLASLAFEMTSAQKRVSREIVQDLKSNKPMLRLVQGDVGAGKTLVAGVAACHALEEGWQVALMAPTEILAEQHYLNFKRWFEPLGLNVAWLSGKQKGKARAAAEQVIRDGSAHLVIGTHALFQENVEFAKLGLVIIDEQHRFGVDQRLALRNKGLDGMSPHQLVMTATPIPRTLAMSAYGDLDTSVIDELPPGRTPIQTVTIPLDRREEVLQRIASNCAEGKQAYWVCTLVEQSETLDAQAAEATFAEIRERFPALNIGLVHGKMKADEKQAVMQQFKNNELQLLIATTVIEVGVDVPNASIMVIENAERLGLSQLHQLRGRVGRGAKASFCALLYKHPLSQNGQERLRIMRETNDGFMIAEKDLELRGPGELLGTKQTGDMNFRVAKLERDDHLLNQAHYVAQQMLKDYPDQAEALLQRWLPEAPRYAYV, translated from the coding sequence ATGGCTGCAGTCCATCAGTTACAAGGCGTTGGCAATGCCGCCGCTGCATTACTCGAAAAACTAAATATCTTCAATACTGATGATTTGCTTTTTCATCTACCACGTGACTATGAAGACCGTAGCACGATCATTCCTATGAATCAATTGAGCGTGGGACGCAGTTATCTGCTGGAAGGGATCGTTAAAGGTGTAGATTTTCCACCCGGTAAACGCAAATCTATGGCTGTGCTGCTGGATGATGATTTTGGCAAGGTTACTTTACGTTTTTATCATATCTATAAAGGTATTACTGACCGCTGCAAACTGGGTAACCGTTTAAGAATTTTTGGTGAAGTGCGGGTCGGTGCGCGCGGTCTGGAAATGTATCATCCCGAACTGCAAGTCATTACTGAGGACACACCTTTACCTCAAACCCAGCTCACGGCGATTTACCCTGCGACTGAAGGCCTGACCCAACCCAAAATACGGGATTATATTCAGCAGGCCTTGGCTCAATACAGCGACCATCTGCCTGAACTACTGCCAGCAAAATTTAGCAATGGTTATGCACTGAAACAGGCACTGGAATATATCCATCACCCGCCAGTCAATGCCAATATGCTGCAACTAGCACAAGGCTCACATCCTGCACAGCAGCGCCTGATCTTTGAAGAACTAGTAGCGCATCAGATCAGTTTATTGACACGTCGGGCCTTTATTCAGCAAGTCAAAGCGCCTTCATTTGCGCCCAGTAAAACCTATGCCAAACAGCTCTTAGCCAGTCTGGCTTTTGAAATGACCAGTGCGCAAAAACGTGTATCCAGAGAAATCGTGCAGGATTTAAAAAGCAATAAACCGATGTTGCGTCTGGTGCAAGGCGATGTCGGCGCGGGTAAAACCCTGGTGGCTGGTGTTGCAGCTTGCCATGCACTGGAAGAAGGCTGGCAAGTTGCATTGATGGCACCGACCGAGATTCTGGCCGAGCAGCATTATCTGAATTTTAAACGCTGGTTTGAGCCTTTGGGCTTAAATGTGGCCTGGCTTTCCGGCAAGCAAAAAGGTAAAGCTCGCGCCGCAGCGGAACAGGTGATTCGGGATGGCAGCGCCCATCTGGTGATCGGAACGCATGCCCTGTTTCAGGAAAATGTCGAGTTTGCCAAACTGGGTCTGGTGATTATTGATGAACAGCACCGCTTTGGTGTGGATCAGCGCCTTGCACTCAGAAATAAAGGGCTAGATGGTATGTCTCCGCATCAACTGGTGATGACTGCGACTCCGATTCCCCGCACACTGGCCATGTCTGCCTATGGTGATCTGGATACCTCGGTGATTGACGAGCTGCCGCCGGGCCGTACCCCGATTCAGACCGTGACCATTCCATTAGATCGACGCGAAGAAGTCTTGCAACGGATTGCCAGCAACTGTGCTGAAGGTAAGCAGGCATATTGGGTGTGTACACTGGTAGAACAGTCCGAAACCCTGGATGCTCAGGCCGCAGAAGCGACCTTTGCCGAAATTCGCGAGCGCTTTCCTGCGCTGAATATCGGACTGGTACATGGCAAGATGAAAGCCGATGAAAAACAGGCGGTAATGCAGCAGTTTAAAAATAATGAATTACAGCTCCTGATTGCCACCACCGTGATCGAAGTCGGCGTCGATGTACCCAATGCCTCCATTATGGTGATTGAAAATGCCGAGCGTCTGGGTCTATCTCAATTGCATCAGCTACGTGGCCGAGTCGGTCGTGGCGCCAAAGCCAGCTTCTGTGCCCTGCTGTATAAGCATCCACTTTCGCAAAATGGTCAGGAACGTTTAAGAATCATGCGCGAAACCAATGATGGTTTTATGATTGCCGAGAAAGATCTGGAGTTACGTGGCCCGGGTGAGCTGCTCGGGACCAAACAGACCGGGGACATGAATTTCCGTGTGGCCAAACTTGAACGTGATGATCACCTGCTCAATCAGGCACATTATGTGGCTCAGCAGATGCTCAAGGATTATCCCGATCAGGCCGAAGCATTATTGCAACGCTGGCTACCGGAAGCACCGCGCTATGCCTATGTTTAA
- a CDS encoding NAD(P)H-binding protein codes for MHILFIGYGKTSRRVAKQLFEQGHQISTISQSPKTDSFATHLIQDVHQLDLTAVTPVDWVYVLLSPEQSTVEGYQQTYLDSVQSIVAALKQHPVKRIVVVSSTRVYGQDTVGIVDDETKIHPIDAQGKILQQMEQAYFAAYPEQCTIIRPSGIYGTSVIRLQKMAASMLRYPNLHWSNRIHVEDLSRFLSHMIHVEHPERSYIVTDNRPKLMHEILQWFQQQMGLPLLQVESEQVTGKKLYATRMQKMGFELEHPDCYEDYLELMEK; via the coding sequence ATGCATATTTTATTTATCGGTTATGGTAAAACATCCCGACGTGTGGCTAAACAACTATTTGAGCAAGGTCATCAAATTAGCACAATTAGCCAGAGTCCCAAAACAGATTCATTCGCAACTCATCTGATTCAGGATGTGCATCAACTGGATTTAACTGCAGTTACCCCAGTTGATTGGGTCTATGTATTACTTAGTCCAGAACAAAGTACGGTTGAAGGCTATCAGCAAACCTATCTGGATTCGGTTCAATCTATTGTGGCTGCCTTGAAACAGCATCCGGTGAAACGGATTGTGGTGGTGTCATCCACCCGGGTCTATGGGCAAGATACCGTTGGAATCGTAGATGACGAAACTAAAATTCACCCAATTGATGCTCAGGGCAAAATCTTGCAGCAGATGGAGCAGGCTTATTTCGCTGCTTATCCTGAGCAATGTACGATCATTCGTCCGAGCGGCATTTACGGTACTTCAGTAATACGCCTGCAGAAAATGGCCGCCTCGATGTTGAGATATCCGAATCTGCATTGGTCCAACCGGATTCATGTTGAAGATTTATCACGTTTCTTATCACATATGATTCACGTGGAACATCCTGAAAGGTCTTATATTGTGACTGATAACCGGCCAAAATTAATGCATGAAATATTGCAATGGTTCCAACAACAGATGGGACTTCCTTTGCTGCAAGTAGAAAGCGAACAGGTGACAGGTAAGAAACTTTATGCGACTCGAATGCAGAAAATGGGATTTGAGTTAGAGCATCCAGATTGTTATGAGGATTATTTGGAGTTGATGGAAAAATAA
- the plsB gene encoding glycerol-3-phosphate 1-O-acyltransferase PlsB yields the protein MSKNGFGQMYRKLSSKLLDLVVTPHVLGEVPSEVTAPEPDQTATESRKLVCYVLQNHSRSNALVVDAETRRLKLPAALDPMQLGNSKEKASLLFLQHHDENNLLSSPPHAFPPRLLRLIEILEQHPELDVELVPVTVLWGREPEKEDSWFKLLFTDTWSTPSRVKQLVNIGLHGRQSYLEFHEPQSLRAMIEHAKETHPNSAPATYIVSTLNDYLDGQREVILGPDLSDRRNVMHSLIKSPDVQAAIRNDSIRSKISMLESERRAIGYLNEIVSDYSHSTVRFADKALTRLWTQLYDGVEVHNFSTVRELAKDYEIVYTPCHRSHIDYLLLSYVIYRRGLMVPYIAAGDNLNMPFVGQILRGGGAFFIRRTFGGNALYTTVFKEYLYSVLSRNTPLEYFIEGGRSRTGRLLPPKTGMLAMTVHGHLRGKAKPIVFVPTYIGYERLMEGGTYVGEMSGKPKEAESIFGIVKTLRKIERIFGKVHLNFGEPVFLDDILKQHGAENIKIEKNDDPIPQAVSDAVNSSAQAILENINRAVVINPVSLLSLILLATPKHTLDEEICIKQLDTYRTLLAALPYDERMEVTPLSGKEIIAYAMKLKLIKRVKHVLGDIIAIEDNQAVLLTYFRNNIVHSFVLPSLIAALAEHNGTIRRDDVVNISSTLYPFLKAELFLKWREDEIQDQVNAHIDNLISAKLITQDGENLLTPAPNTEVHHQLEVLAAPVTQSLERYYMTLALITQRGSGNISTRQVEELSYLVGQRLSVLYEFNSPEFFDKALFQSFIKVLTQKGYLCTNEDNAIVFDEQLTNVAQYADLVLDEVKLQMLHHITDFTDEELKEALDAVAAEQAKKRAKRKKK from the coding sequence ATGTCCAAGAATGGCTTTGGTCAAATGTATCGCAAGCTTTCAAGTAAGCTACTTGATCTTGTGGTTACCCCTCATGTTCTTGGGGAAGTACCAAGTGAAGTGACAGCACCTGAACCTGATCAGACTGCAACAGAATCGCGAAAGCTGGTCTGCTACGTTTTACAGAACCATTCGCGTAGTAATGCGCTGGTCGTCGATGCAGAAACCCGCCGTTTAAAGTTGCCAGCTGCGCTCGATCCAATGCAACTGGGCAATAGTAAGGAAAAAGCTTCGCTGCTGTTTTTACAGCATCATGATGAAAATAACCTGCTCAGCTCACCGCCGCATGCGTTTCCGCCGCGCCTGTTACGCCTGATTGAAATCCTGGAACAACATCCTGAACTAGATGTGGAATTGGTACCAGTCACGGTGCTTTGGGGACGTGAACCTGAAAAAGAAGATTCCTGGTTCAAACTGCTATTTACCGATACCTGGTCTACGCCAAGCCGGGTCAAGCAACTGGTCAATATCGGTCTGCATGGCCGTCAGTCTTATTTAGAGTTTCACGAACCCCAGTCTTTACGTGCCATGATTGAGCATGCCAAAGAAACGCATCCAAATTCAGCGCCAGCAACTTATATTGTTAGCACTTTAAATGATTATCTGGATGGTCAGCGCGAAGTCATTCTCGGGCCCGACCTGTCCGATCGCCGTAATGTCATGCACAGTCTCATCAAATCGCCAGATGTACAGGCTGCGATTCGCAATGACAGTATTCGCAGTAAAATCTCGATGCTGGAATCTGAACGTCGTGCCATTGGTTATCTGAACGAAATTGTTTCCGATTATTCTCATTCGACTGTACGTTTTGCCGATAAAGCCCTGACCCGCTTATGGACTCAGCTCTATGACGGCGTGGAAGTACATAATTTCAGTACCGTGCGTGAACTGGCCAAAGATTATGAGATTGTCTATACCCCATGTCACCGCAGTCACATCGACTATTTGTTATTGTCTTATGTGATCTATCGTCGTGGCTTGATGGTGCCGTATATCGCTGCGGGCGATAACCTGAACATGCCTTTTGTGGGTCAGATTTTACGTGGTGGCGGTGCCTTCTTTATCCGCCGTACTTTCGGTGGCAATGCACTCTATACCACAGTCTTTAAAGAATATTTATATAGCGTTCTGTCACGTAATACCCCACTGGAATACTTTATCGAAGGTGGTCGTTCACGTACTGGTCGTTTGCTACCACCTAAAACTGGGATGCTGGCGATGACCGTGCATGGTCATTTACGCGGCAAGGCCAAGCCGATTGTCTTTGTACCGACCTATATCGGTTATGAACGCCTGATGGAAGGCGGCACTTATGTCGGTGAGATGAGCGGCAAGCCGAAAGAAGCCGAATCTATTTTTGGTATTGTCAAAACCCTGCGCAAAATTGAACGCATTTTCGGTAAAGTGCATCTGAATTTTGGTGAGCCGGTATTTCTGGATGACATCCTGAAACAGCATGGCGCAGAAAATATTAAAATTGAAAAGAACGATGATCCAATTCCACAAGCAGTTTCTGATGCAGTAAACAGCTCTGCGCAAGCGATTCTGGAAAATATCAACCGTGCAGTGGTGATCAATCCGGTATCGCTATTATCATTGATCCTGTTGGCCACGCCAAAACATACGCTGGATGAAGAAATCTGTATCAAGCAGCTTGATACTTATCGTACCCTGCTGGCGGCATTACCTTATGATGAACGGATGGAAGTTACACCGCTTTCAGGCAAAGAAATTATTGCCTATGCAATGAAGCTGAAACTGATCAAGCGGGTAAAACATGTGCTGGGCGATATCATTGCCATTGAAGATAATCAGGCAGTTTTGCTGACTTATTTCCGTAACAATATCGTGCATTCCTTTGTGCTTCCGTCATTGATTGCAGCACTGGCTGAACACAATGGAACGATTCGCCGTGATGATGTCGTCAACATCAGCAGCACCCTGTACCCATTCCTAAAAGCAGAGCTGTTTTTAAAATGGCGTGAAGATGAGATTCAGGATCAAGTCAATGCGCATATTGATAACTTGATTTCTGCCAAACTGATCACGCAAGATGGTGAAAATCTGCTTACTCCGGCACCCAATACTGAAGTCCATCATCAGCTCGAAGTTCTGGCTGCACCCGTGACTCAAAGTCTGGAACGTTATTACATGACTTTGGCACTGATTACCCAGCGTGGTTCTGGCAATATCTCGACCCGTCAGGTTGAAGAGCTGAGTTATCTGGTCGGTCAGCGCCTGTCTGTGCTGTACGAGTTCAACTCACCAGAGTTCTTCGATAAAGCCTTATTCCAGAGCTTTATTAAAGTCTTAACCCAAAAAGGTTATCTGTGTACCAATGAAGACAATGCCATTGTCTTTGATGAGCAGCTGACCAATGTGGCGCAATATGCGGATCTGGTACTGGATGAGGTGAAGTTACAGATGCTGCACCACATCACCGACTTTACGGATGAAGAACTGAAAGAAGCCCTGGATGCAGTTGCAGCTGAACAAGCCAAGAAACGTGCGAAGCGGAAGAAGAAGTAA
- a CDS encoding acyl-CoA thioesterase yields MNALTQELVELLSLEKLEENIFRGISRNLVGKRVFGGQVLGQALRAASYTTDRPAHSLHAYFLFGGDVNAPIVYEVDRIRDGKSFVSRQVRAIQHGRTIFMCMVSFAHQEEGLNYQISEPEYPPAESLKNEAELIKQMIEFIPENVRASFTRDRHVEIRPINPQNPFQPQPEAPSYAHYIRTHDRIAAEVDQISLHQAIAAFYSDFTLMTTALRPHGLSYISPSLQCASIDHAMYFHKPFRADEWMLYDMDATQSASSRGLNFGRMWQNGELVCSTSQEGLIRLREIETQ; encoded by the coding sequence ATGAATGCCTTAACACAGGAACTGGTCGAGCTGCTCAGCTTGGAAAAGTTAGAAGAAAACATTTTTCGGGGAATCAGCCGTAATCTGGTGGGCAAGCGCGTGTTTGGTGGGCAGGTTTTAGGGCAGGCACTCCGCGCTGCGTCTTATACCACAGACCGTCCGGCACACTCGTTACATGCCTATTTTCTGTTTGGTGGAGATGTCAATGCACCGATTGTTTATGAAGTGGATCGTATCCGTGACGGCAAGAGCTTTGTCAGCCGTCAAGTACGTGCGATTCAGCATGGTCGCACTATTTTTATGTGTATGGTGTCTTTTGCGCATCAGGAAGAAGGTCTCAATTACCAGATTTCAGAGCCGGAATATCCGCCAGCAGAAAGCCTGAAAAATGAAGCAGAACTGATCAAACAAATGATTGAGTTTATTCCGGAAAATGTCCGTGCGTCTTTCACCCGTGATCGTCATGTCGAGATTCGCCCGATCAATCCGCAAAATCCGTTTCAGCCGCAACCGGAAGCGCCGTCTTATGCGCACTATATCCGTACGCATGACCGTATTGCTGCAGAAGTCGATCAGATCTCCTTGCATCAGGCTATTGCTGCTTTCTATTCTGATTTTACCTTGATGACCACAGCGCTTCGTCCACATGGTCTGAGCTATATCTCGCCAAGTTTGCAATGTGCCAGTATTGACCATGCCATGTACTTCCATAAACCGTTCCGTGCGGATGAGTGGATGCTTTACGATATGGATGCCACCCAAAGCGCCAGTTCGCGCGGCCTGAATTTTGGCCGGATGTGGCAGAACGGCGAGCTGGTCTGCAGTACCTCTCAGGAAGGCCTGATCCGCTTACGTGAAATCGAAACGCAGTAA
- a CDS encoding dicarboxylate/amino acid:cation symporter, with the protein MSLNTQILIAAVLGVLFGFLLTIFPQTSFFDISLYGIGIVSSIFIGLLKMLLVPLIFSSIVVGVSNLQAGGQLSRTWKITLMCCVTTTTLALILGLACAHLFNVGKGVDVLMFQDAMAQHQTPDTLTPSSFFTNFIQNTLINPFKAFADGNVLAVVVFALFVGVALVAGGDKFRTVRKLSHQFFEIMMLMIGWVMKLAPLGIFALLAKLIATEDVSVLSRLAEFAAVVTGTTIFHGIVVLPLLLWIFGKMDPVTFFKGTRAALITAFATSSSSATMPLSMKCAQENLGVRPHTAGFVIPLGTQLNMDGTALYEAAAALFIANLMGLDLSLGQQLVVCATAMIASLGAPGIPSAGMVTMIMVLQSVGLPAEAIAILLPIDRLLDTVRTVVNVQGDMMISVVVDRHTREPDLQATDS; encoded by the coding sequence ATGAGCTTAAATACGCAAATTTTAATTGCCGCCGTATTGGGGGTGCTGTTTGGATTTCTATTGACGATATTTCCGCAGACCTCATTTTTTGATATCAGCTTATATGGCATCGGCATCGTCAGCAGTATTTTTATTGGCTTGTTAAAAATGCTGTTAGTGCCGCTGATTTTTAGCTCGATCGTGGTCGGCGTATCCAATCTGCAGGCGGGTGGGCAGCTAAGCCGCACCTGGAAAATTACCCTGATGTGCTGTGTGACCACCACTACCTTAGCACTCATTTTGGGGCTGGCGTGTGCGCATTTGTTTAATGTCGGTAAGGGTGTTGATGTGCTGATGTTCCAGGATGCCATGGCGCAACATCAAACACCGGATACGCTTACGCCATCTTCTTTCTTTACCAACTTTATTCAGAATACCCTGATCAATCCGTTTAAAGCATTTGCCGATGGGAATGTCTTGGCGGTGGTAGTCTTTGCCTTATTTGTGGGTGTAGCACTAGTCGCAGGTGGAGATAAATTCCGTACTGTGCGCAAGCTGAGTCACCAGTTTTTTGAAATCATGATGTTGATGATTGGCTGGGTGATGAAACTGGCACCGCTCGGTATTTTTGCCTTATTGGCTAAATTAATTGCCACTGAGGATGTGTCGGTTCTTAGTCGTCTGGCTGAATTCGCTGCGGTAGTCACCGGTACGACGATTTTTCATGGCATCGTGGTTTTGCCTTTATTGCTGTGGATTTTCGGCAAGATGGATCCGGTCACGTTCTTTAAAGGCACACGTGCTGCCTTGATTACTGCCTTTGCCACCAGTTCCAGTTCGGCCACCATGCCCTTGTCGATGAAATGCGCGCAGGAAAATTTAGGGGTACGTCCACATACTGCAGGCTTTGTGATTCCACTTGGTACACAGTTGAATATGGATGGTACGGCGCTGTATGAAGCAGCTGCAGCTCTGTTTATTGCCAATTTAATGGGGCTGGATCTGAGTCTGGGGCAGCAACTGGTGGTCTGTGCAACTGCGATGATTGCATCCTTAGGTGCACCGGGAATTCCGAGTGCCGGTATGGTGACCATGATTATGGTCTTGCAATCGGTTGGTTTACCTGCCGAGGCGATTGCCATTCTTTTACCGATCGACCGTTTACTGGATACCGTACGTACAGTGGTGAATGTTCAGGGAGATATGATGATCAGCGTGGTGGTGGACCGGCATACGCGTGAACCCGATCTTCAAGCTACAGATAGCTAA
- a CDS encoding RrF2 family transcriptional regulator, whose protein sequence is MQLNKFTDYALRILMYVAQPRDLPYTIAELAERLQVSQNHAMKIVHFMAKKDWLITTRGKGGGIRLNPASLNLQLGQIVRILQRDSNVVECNSPPCVLRPTCGLKGILDDAVEQFYSSLDQYVLKDVIRPRNARFSTNSPISLINL, encoded by the coding sequence ATGCAACTCAATAAATTCACTGACTATGCGCTTCGGATCCTGATGTATGTCGCACAGCCACGTGATCTCCCTTATACCATTGCAGAACTTGCCGAGCGCTTGCAGGTTTCACAGAATCATGCCATGAAAATCGTGCATTTTATGGCGAAAAAGGACTGGCTGATCACCACACGTGGCAAAGGTGGCGGCATACGTTTAAATCCGGCAAGCCTGAACCTTCAACTGGGACAGATTGTGCGGATCCTGCAACGCGACAGCAATGTAGTGGAATGCAATAGCCCACCCTGCGTATTACGTCCGACCTGTGGTTTAAAAGGCATTTTAGATGATGCTGTCGAACAGTTTTATAGCAGTCTGGACCAATATGTGCTTAAAGATGTGATTAGGCCACGAAATGCGCGTTTCAGTACAAATTCTCCGATCAGCCTGATTAATCTTTAA
- a CDS encoding globin domain-containing protein, whose amino-acid sequence MTPQHIELVQATVPVLRENGVALTTYFYNRMLNNHPELKNTFNMDHQSTGRQPRALAAAVLAYAENITNPGVLAKAIERITTKHVSLDIQPDQYAIVGENLLHSISEVLDVPMDSDLIAAWKEAYMQLADILIGVEKSKYATLASENGGWAGWREFEVAAVNDTDAGKIFTLKAKDGAAIASAEAGEHISVRVQVPEQHIRQPQQFSFDQAQNEQYQITVKAEENPTAFSVAQTLIDHYKVGDVVEVSAPLKL is encoded by the coding sequence ATGACTCCACAACATATTGAACTTGTACAAGCGACTGTTCCTGTTTTACGTGAAAACGGCGTAGCACTTACTACGTATTTCTATAACCGCATGCTGAACAACCATCCAGAGTTGAAAAACACCTTCAACATGGATCATCAAAGTACTGGCCGTCAACCACGTGCCTTGGCTGCCGCAGTACTTGCCTATGCTGAAAACATTACCAATCCGGGCGTTTTGGCCAAAGCCATCGAACGTATTACCACTAAACATGTCAGCCTGGATATTCAACCGGATCAATATGCGATTGTCGGTGAGAACCTGTTGCACTCGATCAGCGAAGTTTTAGATGTGCCCATGGACTCAGACCTGATTGCAGCCTGGAAAGAAGCGTATATGCAACTGGCAGATATTTTGATTGGTGTGGAAAAATCTAAATATGCCACTCTAGCTTCTGAAAATGGTGGCTGGGCGGGCTGGCGCGAATTTGAAGTAGCAGCAGTCAATGATACCGATGCAGGTAAAATCTTTACACTTAAAGCTAAAGATGGTGCAGCGATTGCAAGTGCTGAAGCGGGTGAACATATTTCAGTACGTGTACAGGTGCCTGAACAGCACATTCGTCAACCACAACAGTTTAGCTTTGATCAGGCTCAAAACGAGCAATATCAAATTACTGTGAAAGCGGAAGAAAATCCAACCGCATTCTCGGTTGCACAGACACTGATCGACCACTACAAAGTTGGTGATGTAGTTGAAGTGTCTGCCCCGCTCAAGCTTTAA
- a CDS encoding helicase HerA-like domain-containing protein, which translates to MGRPIVIAKKTADATQDIVLHSQLANRHGLIAGATGTGKTVTLKVLAESFSRIGVPVFLADAKGDVSSLAKAGESSPKFDERIKSLNIESIPFAASPVVFWDLFGEQGHPIRTTISEIGPLLLAQILNLNDTQEGVLSAVFRIADDQGLLLIDFKDLKAMLSYVSEHAADFKAEYGNLSPASLGAIQRNLLALADQGGDQFFGEPALDLMDFLQTDSQGRGNINLLAADKLMNTPKLYATFLLWMLSELFEQLPEVGDLDKPKLVFFFDEAHLLFDNASPALQDKIEQVVRLIRSKGVGIYFVTQNPLDLPESVLGQLGNRVQHALRAFTPKDQKAVKTAAETFRANPEFKVDQVITELAVGEALISCLDEKGIPQIVERGWVMPPYSSFTPISLEERKALMQQSIVAGIYEQPVDRDSAHEMLQNKVAERQQQAQAAELAKQQSKEQEALAKQQIKEQERLAREQQKEAERAAKQREKLTQDIVGTFAKSAARSLGGSTGQKIVRGLLGSLFGRK; encoded by the coding sequence ATGGGTAGACCAATTGTTATTGCTAAAAAAACTGCGGATGCCACACAGGATATTGTGCTGCATTCCCAACTTGCCAATCGACATGGCTTGATTGCAGGTGCCACTGGTACCGGAAAGACTGTGACTTTAAAAGTATTGGCGGAGAGCTTTTCTCGAATTGGTGTACCTGTATTCCTCGCCGATGCCAAAGGCGATGTGTCCAGCCTGGCCAAAGCAGGTGAAAGCAGCCCCAAGTTTGATGAACGGATTAAAAGTCTCAATATCGAGTCCATTCCTTTTGCAGCCTCACCAGTGGTGTTTTGGGATTTATTTGGCGAACAGGGTCATCCGATTCGCACTACCATTTCTGAAATTGGCCCGCTGCTGCTGGCGCAAATACTGAATCTGAATGACACCCAGGAAGGCGTTTTATCTGCCGTGTTTCGGATTGCCGATGATCAGGGTTTATTGCTGATCGACTTTAAAGATCTGAAAGCGATGCTGAGTTATGTCTCTGAGCATGCGGCTGACTTTAAAGCTGAATATGGCAATCTTTCACCCGCCAGTCTCGGTGCGATTCAACGTAATTTGTTAGCACTGGCTGACCAAGGCGGTGACCAGTTTTTTGGCGAGCCGGCGCTGGATCTGATGGACTTTTTACAAACGGACAGTCAGGGCCGTGGCAATATCAATTTGTTGGCGGCTGACAAGCTGATGAATACGCCTAAGCTATATGCCACGTTCTTGCTCTGGATGCTCTCCGAGCTGTTTGAACAGCTTCCCGAAGTCGGCGATCTGGACAAACCTAAACTGGTGTTTTTCTTTGATGAAGCCCATCTCTTGTTTGATAATGCCAGCCCTGCCCTACAGGATAAAATTGAGCAGGTGGTACGCCTGATTCGCTCTAAAGGCGTGGGAATTTATTTTGTCACGCAAAATCCGTTGGACTTGCCGGAAAGTGTCTTAGGCCAGCTCGGCAATCGGGTTCAACATGCTTTACGGGCTTTCACTCCCAAAGATCAAAAAGCAGTGAAAACCGCAGCAGAGACCTTCCGAGCCAATCCTGAATTTAAAGTCGATCAGGTGATTACCGAACTTGCTGTCGGTGAAGCCCTAATTAGCTGCCTGGATGAAAAAGGTATTCCGCAAATTGTAGAACGTGGCTGGGTCATGCCGCCGTATTCATCCTTTACACCGATCTCGCTTGAAGAACGCAAGGCTCTCATGCAGCAAAGTATTGTCGCCGGTATTTATGAGCAGCCAGTCGATCGGGATAGCGCCCATGAAATGCTGCAAAACAAGGTCGCAGAACGCCAGCAACAGGCTCAGGCCGCCGAACTTGCCAAACAGCAAAGCAAGGAACAGGAAGCTCTTGCCAAGCAGCAAATTAAAGAACAGGAACGTCTGGCACGAGAACAACAAAAAGAAGCTGAACGCGCAGCCAAGCAACGAGAAAAACTGACTCAGGATATTGTCGGCACCTTTGCCAAAAGTGCTGCCCGTAGCCTGGGCGGGAGTACTGGGCAGAAAATTGTGCGCGGCTTACTGGGTTCGCTGTTTGGCCGCAAATAA